A single genomic interval of Xyrauchen texanus isolate HMW12.3.18 chromosome 48, RBS_HiC_50CHRs, whole genome shotgun sequence harbors:
- the ogna gene encoding osteoglycin, paralog a, whose product MGTKLRMLISAVILVSWVLSASGAHYHSRSYHRQKDVGLTEEINAIAKRNKRDVDYDFNNAILLADTPDDTGSLQPAGDTSDLPTCLLCVCLTGSVYCEEVDPDMTSVPALPKETNYLYARYNKIKKITAKDFGDVVTLKRIDFTGNIISDIEDGAFAKLTMLEELSLAENQLVKLPMLPGKLISFNANHNKLKTKGIKANAFKKLNRLMNLYLAHNELEAVPFIPESVRMLHLQNNNISTVSVDTFCKSNDTYYIRPNMNEIRMDGNPVILAKYPSCFTCLQSLPIGRYQ is encoded by the exons ATGGGGACCAAGCTGCGAATGCTTATTTCAGCAGTTATATTGGTATCATGGGTGCTCTCAGCATCTGGTGCACACTATCACTCTCGCAGTTATCACAGGCAGAAGGATGTAGGACTTACTGAAGAAATCAATGCAATAGCAAAGAGGAATAAG AGAGATGTGGACTACGACTTCAACAATGCCATTCTGCTTGCCGATACCCCAGATGACACCGGCTCACTCCAGCCTGCGGGGGACACTTCAG ACCTTCCAACGTgtctactgtgtgtgtgtctgaccggATCGGTCTACTGTGAGGAGGTCGACCCAGATATGACATCAGTGCCTGCTCTGCCCAAGGAGACAAATTACCTCTATGCTCGGTACAACAAGATAAAGAAGATAACAGCAAAAGATTTTGGAGATGTTG TGACTTTGAAAAGAATCGACTTCACTGGAAACATCATTTCTGATATTGAGGACGGTGCCTTTGCTAAGCTCACCATGCTAGAGGAGCTCTCGCTAGCTGAAAATCAGCTGGTCAAGTTGCCAATGCTGCCGGGAAAATTAATATCCTTCAATGCCAATCACAACAAACTGAAGACCAAAGGCATCAAGGCGAATGCTTTCAAG AAATTGAACAGACTGATGAATCTGTATCTTGCTCACAATGAATTGGAGGCCGTTCCTTTCATTCCAGAGAGTGTCCGCATGCTTCATCTTCAG AATAATAACATTTCGACGGTGAGTGTGGACACCTTCTGCAAAAGCAACGACACCTACTACATTCGCCCCAACATGAACGAGATCCGTATGGATGGAAACCCAGTCATCCTCGCAAAGTATCCCAGCTGTTTCACGTGCCTACAGTCTCTGCCAATTGGGCGATACCAGTAA